A genome region from Thermoanaerobacterium xylanolyticum LX-11 includes the following:
- a CDS encoding HelD family protein codes for MEQTNDYQLELMYLNRTIDFIEDEIYRLKQMIMVEKSDIRKLREEVLNYAPSTPDNFDRLVEVNPYINELKNHIVYYNEILKNLKSLNKMVSSPYFGRFDFIENGSDSLEKIYIGLKTLRDPNTFDIIVYDWRAPISSVFYRFEKGRAFYKAPDGIIEGNVVLKRQYKIENQKLKYYFDCNVVIDDEILKEALGRNSTAKMRTIVETIQKEQDKIIRDVDGDALVVQGVAGSGKTSIALHRIAYLLYFERDKNLKKDDILIISPNKIFSQYIKNVLPELGEENVNEIIFEDFVKNAIGDVVHVEERSDYVERLSSCEDKVMLDSARLKNSSEFIVVLDRLLSYYERNVIEFKDVYYDGKVVYSRYDLKNEFLNDKMKRPMKKRLERLEMKIFDKIHYLRKGRLSKIERFVEDRKGHEFEIKAYSRLLSIKEMRRIKNQLNSFTDVNFLYIYRLLFSDKDLFKRLSYGLNIDLSENFFKIAELTCKNIDDGKVYYEDIGPLLYLKYKVEGFTAYKKIKHVVIDEAQDYSHIFYEIFKLMFYDAKFTVLGDVNQTLDRGINEAFYDLIDEVFAGRKIKKFFVENSYRSTYEINEFSIGLLKHPPKIKPFERHGDKPQLVSRGSFEEICINIANNASELFADGYKTIGVIAKTKDEANKVYGTMKNFINVKLLNSKDDEVIEGINILTPYEAKGLEFDVAFVFNASNENYKTEYDRNLLYIACTRALHRLIIYSLGDFCKFIG; via the coding sequence ATGGAGCAAACCAATGATTATCAATTGGAGTTGATGTACCTTAATAGGACTATCGATTTTATCGAAGATGAAATATACAGATTGAAACAGATGATTATGGTAGAGAAATCAGATATAAGAAAGCTTAGAGAAGAAGTTTTAAATTATGCACCGAGTACACCTGACAATTTTGATAGATTAGTAGAGGTGAATCCATATATCAATGAGCTTAAAAACCATATTGTGTACTATAATGAGATTTTGAAAAACCTTAAATCATTGAATAAAATGGTTAGTTCTCCTTACTTCGGCAGATTTGATTTTATAGAAAACGGTTCAGATTCATTAGAAAAAATATATATAGGGCTTAAGACTTTAAGAGATCCAAATACATTCGATATTATCGTATACGATTGGAGAGCGCCCATATCAAGTGTGTTTTACAGGTTTGAAAAAGGCAGAGCTTTTTATAAAGCTCCTGACGGAATTATAGAAGGAAACGTAGTGCTAAAGAGGCAGTACAAGATTGAGAATCAAAAGCTAAAATATTACTTTGACTGCAATGTAGTAATAGACGATGAGATTTTAAAAGAAGCCTTAGGACGTAATTCTACGGCAAAGATGAGGACAATTGTTGAGACTATTCAAAAAGAGCAAGACAAGATAATAAGAGATGTAGATGGCGATGCTTTAGTAGTTCAAGGTGTTGCAGGAAGCGGGAAAACGTCCATAGCACTGCACAGGATAGCGTATTTGCTTTATTTTGAAAGAGATAAAAATTTAAAGAAGGATGATATACTCATAATTTCTCCTAATAAAATTTTTAGTCAGTACATAAAAAATGTGCTGCCAGAGTTAGGTGAAGAAAATGTAAATGAAATTATCTTTGAGGACTTTGTAAAAAATGCCATAGGAGATGTAGTACATGTTGAGGAAAGGTCCGATTATGTAGAAAGGCTTTCATCGTGTGAAGACAAAGTCATGTTGGATTCTGCAAGACTTAAAAATTCTTCAGAATTTATTGTGGTTTTAGACAGACTTTTATCATATTATGAGAGGAATGTGATAGAGTTTAAAGATGTGTATTACGATGGCAAAGTAGTGTACAGCAGGTATGATTTAAAGAATGAATTTTTAAATGACAAGATGAAAAGACCAATGAAAAAAAGACTTGAAAGATTAGAGATGAAGATATTTGATAAGATCCATTATCTTAGAAAAGGAAGGCTTTCTAAAATTGAAAGGTTTGTTGAAGATCGCAAAGGACATGAATTTGAAATAAAGGCATACAGCCGCCTTTTGTCCATAAAAGAAATGAGGAGGATTAAAAATCAATTAAATAGTTTTACAGATGTAAATTTCTTATATATTTATAGATTGCTGTTTTCTGATAAAGATTTGTTTAAAAGGCTTTCATACGGACTAAACATAGATTTATCTGAAAATTTTTTTAAGATAGCTGAATTGACTTGTAAAAACATAGATGATGGAAAAGTATATTACGAAGATATCGGGCCGTTATTATATTTGAAGTACAAAGTGGAGGGATTTACGGCTTACAAAAAAATAAAACACGTTGTGATAGATGAAGCACAAGACTATTCACATATTTTTTATGAGATATTTAAATTGATGTTTTATGATGCTAAATTCACTGTATTGGGAGATGTGAACCAAACACTTGACAGAGGAATAAATGAGGCTTTTTACGATCTTATTGATGAAGTTTTTGCCGGAAGGAAAATAAAGAAGTTTTTCGTAGAAAATAGTTACAGATCTACTTATGAGATAAATGAATTTTCTATTGGACTGCTTAAACATCCTCCAAAGATAAAGCCATTTGAAAGGCATGGTGACAAACCGCAATTAGTGAGTAGAGGCAGTTTTGAAGAAATATGCATAAATATAGCAAATAACGCTTCAGAACTTTTTGCAGATGGATATAAGACGATTGGTGTCATTGCAAAGACAAAAGATGAAGCGAATAAAGTCTACGGCACAATGAAGAATTTTATCAATGTGAAACTTTTAAACTCAAAAGACGACGAAGTGATAGAAGGCATAAACATACTTACGCCTTATGAGGCTAAAGGTTTAGAATTCGACGTTGCGTTTGTCTTTAATGCATCGAATGAAAATTACAAAACCGAATACGACAGAAATCTTTTGTACATTGCATGTACGCGAGCGCTGCATAGGCTTATAATATATTCTTTGGGGGATTTCTGTAAGTTTATAGGATGA
- a CDS encoding DUF6514 family protein → MYYKRVSEYVSTINYGDKTIVRKYAVVKSEVKVFNGGENVDVPSYGIEIAEQITEKGIVKEELGDVIVHVSPYKDKVEDMAKRFCIDDLSPLHLSDIMDDLYYQYIDDYDEYAKECKIAI, encoded by the coding sequence ATGTATTACAAAAGAGTAAGCGAGTACGTATCGACAATAAACTATGGTGACAAGACGATAGTGAGAAAATACGCTGTAGTAAAATCAGAGGTAAAAGTATTTAATGGCGGCGAAAATGTTGATGTGCCGTCGTACGGAATCGAAATTGCGGAGCAAATAACCGAGAAGGGTATAGTAAAGGAAGAGCTTGGTGATGTAATAGTTCATGTAAGTCCATACAAAGACAAAGTGGAAGATATGGCAAAGAGATTTTGCATCGATGACTTATCACCGCTGCATTTGTCAGACATAATGGATGATTTATATTATCAATACATAGATGATTACGATGAATATGCAAAGGAATGCAAAATTGCAATATGA
- a CDS encoding bifunctional ADP-dependent NAD(P)H-hydrate dehydratase/NAD(P)H-hydrate epimerase: MKIVSNGEMREIESIAINSLGIPSVCLMENAGRVVAEHASEYLFSCKRNNVVILCGKGNNGGDGFVAARYLFNRGFDVKVFVVSSIGLISGDAKKNLDIIINMGIYVAEILQKEQLKFLEKSIKESDLVIDALYGTGLDREVSGISRDIIDIVNGSGKYVISVDIPSGINGDNGHVEGCAIKANATITMQFLKKGIAVYPGVDYAGKVVVADIGIPNNLVDNIKCRYNMISQDDVALPKRMRNTHKGDYGKLLIVAGSKDMTGAAALCAMSAIKTGCGIVKLAVPKAIQGIMQSSLKEIITYGLNDKDGAFYLGSVGEILELANTVDAVAIGPGLTCSGDVKEFVKEVILRLEKPLVLDADALNAISDSVDMIIGKDVILTPHMGEMSRLSGVSVDDINNNIYETVEKFISKYKVTLVLKGSRTVIGNDTEGIYINCTGNPGMATAGSGDVLTGMISSFLVQRLKGVKAAIYGVYYHGKAGDMASEKYGEYGLTATNILEYIPYAMKM; the protein is encoded by the coding sequence ATGAAGATCGTATCAAATGGAGAAATGAGAGAAATAGAATCTATAGCCATAAATTCTCTTGGGATACCATCTGTGTGCCTTATGGAAAATGCCGGCCGCGTTGTGGCAGAACATGCTTCAGAATACCTGTTTAGTTGTAAGAGAAATAATGTGGTGATTTTGTGCGGTAAAGGAAATAATGGCGGAGATGGTTTTGTTGCTGCAAGATACCTTTTCAACAGAGGTTTTGATGTGAAGGTCTTTGTAGTATCAAGTATAGGATTGATTTCTGGTGATGCAAAGAAAAACCTCGACATAATAATCAATATGGGGATTTACGTAGCGGAAATTCTTCAAAAAGAGCAACTAAAATTTCTTGAAAAGAGCATCAAAGAATCTGATTTAGTCATAGATGCGCTATATGGAACAGGTCTCGATAGAGAAGTGTCTGGTATAAGTAGAGACATCATAGATATTGTGAATGGATCTGGCAAATACGTCATATCTGTCGATATACCATCAGGAATAAATGGTGACAATGGGCATGTAGAGGGTTGTGCTATAAAAGCAAATGCCACGATAACGATGCAATTTCTGAAAAAGGGGATTGCTGTATATCCGGGTGTAGACTACGCTGGGAAAGTGGTTGTGGCAGACATAGGCATACCGAATAATTTAGTGGATAATATTAAGTGCAGATACAATATGATTTCGCAGGACGATGTTGCATTGCCGAAAAGGATGAGGAATACCCATAAAGGAGATTATGGCAAGCTTTTGATTGTAGCTGGTTCAAAAGACATGACTGGTGCAGCAGCTTTGTGCGCTATGAGCGCAATAAAGACAGGATGTGGCATAGTTAAATTAGCTGTGCCAAAGGCTATACAGGGAATTATGCAAAGCAGTTTGAAGGAAATCATAACGTATGGATTGAATGACAAAGATGGGGCATTTTATTTAGGCTCAGTTGGTGAAATATTAGAATTGGCGAATACTGTAGATGCTGTGGCAATAGGACCTGGGCTTACATGTAGCGGCGATGTAAAAGAGTTTGTCAAGGAAGTCATATTAAGGCTTGAAAAACCATTAGTTCTTGATGCGGATGCGTTGAATGCAATATCTGATTCAGTGGATATGATAATCGGCAAAGATGTCATTTTGACACCACATATGGGTGAGATGTCGAGATTATCAGGTGTTTCTGTTGATGATATAAATAATAATATATACGAAACTGTTGAAAAGTTCATTTCAAAGTATAAAGTGACACTTGTGCTTAAAGGTTCAAGAACAGTAATAGGAAACGATACTGAAGGCATATATATTAATTGTACAGGGAATCCGGGTATGGCTACGGCAGGCTCTGGAGATGTCTTGACAGGCATGATATCGTCATTTTTGGTTCAGAGATTAAAAGGAGTAAAAGCGGCCATTTACGGAGTTTACTACCATGGAAAAGCAGGTGATATGGCTTCAGAAAAGTATGGAGAATACGGACTTACTGCGACAAACATACTTGAATATATTCCATATGCAATGAAAATGTAA
- a CDS encoding ATP-binding protein has translation MTKEHLAELVDGLKNIIIYKKVMKDATVDKAIKILNLLVSEKIDEGKVYELYSDLFSDLSNYAVENNVYSEIWESKIDELARVDENIFSMLAEKFEQGLIDETLKMAAKRELEYLKKLSEVDFADCLRECLKFNAISWEHLITLSEGDKQYLLDCDNADDIVKYYGENGCGIYGVYRAFRWLDGKIVGVENPDPVEFEDLVGYENEHRIVIDNTDRFLRGLPASNILLYGDRGTGKSSTVKAVLNMYYKRGLRLIEVNRQDLLDLNKIISVISKRGLRFILFLDDLSFEENETEYKILKSTLEGGIEKLPTNVLIYATSNRRHMIKEYLTDNVQSEIHSLDTKQEKLSLADRFGITVTFQSPGKEEYLKIVEFLAQKYHIDLDRDTLIRESMRWSSWHNGMSPRTARQFIDHLRTC, from the coding sequence GTGACCAAAGAGCATTTAGCTGAATTGGTAGATGGTTTAAAAAATATCATTATATACAAAAAGGTAATGAAAGATGCTACAGTAGACAAAGCTATAAAAATTTTAAATTTACTCGTCAGTGAAAAAATAGATGAAGGCAAAGTCTATGAGCTGTACAGCGATTTATTTTCGGATTTATCGAATTATGCTGTGGAAAATAATGTGTATTCCGAGATTTGGGAATCGAAAATAGATGAATTAGCGAGAGTCGATGAAAATATATTTAGCATGTTAGCTGAGAAATTTGAACAAGGTTTAATTGATGAAACATTGAAGATGGCTGCAAAAAGAGAGCTTGAATACTTAAAAAAACTTTCTGAAGTGGATTTTGCGGATTGTCTTAGAGAGTGTTTGAAATTTAATGCAATTTCGTGGGAACATCTTATCACATTATCTGAAGGTGATAAACAATATTTGTTAGACTGTGATAATGCTGATGATATAGTAAAATACTATGGGGAAAATGGTTGTGGCATATATGGAGTGTATAGAGCCTTTAGATGGCTTGATGGAAAGATTGTTGGTGTAGAAAATCCCGATCCTGTTGAGTTTGAAGATTTGGTAGGATATGAAAATGAGCACAGAATTGTCATAGATAACACAGATAGGTTTTTGAGGGGTTTGCCAGCCTCAAACATTTTGCTTTATGGAGATAGAGGAACTGGCAAATCCTCAACTGTAAAGGCTGTATTGAATATGTACTATAAAAGAGGTCTTAGGCTTATTGAGGTAAATCGCCAAGATCTTTTGGATTTAAACAAAATTATAAGTGTCATAAGCAAAAGAGGACTTAGGTTTATTCTGTTTTTGGATGATTTATCGTTTGAAGAAAATGAGACTGAATATAAAATTCTAAAATCGACACTTGAAGGCGGTATAGAGAAGCTTCCTACCAATGTTTTAATATATGCTACTTCAAATAGAAGGCACATGATAAAAGAGTATTTAACTGATAACGTACAAAGTGAAATTCATTCATTAGATACAAAGCAAGAAAAACTTTCATTGGCAGATAGGTTCGGAATAACTGTTACTTTCCAATCGCCTGGCAAAGAAGAATATTTAAAGATAGTTGAGTTTTTAGCTCAAAAGTACCATATTGATTTAGACAGAGATACATTGATAAGAGAATCGATGAGATGGAGTTCTTGGCATAATGGCATGTCACCAAGAACTGCCAGACAATTTATCGATCATTTAAGAACTTGCTGA
- a CDS encoding secondary thiamine-phosphate synthase enzyme YjbQ: MEAIKIDTPSREAIIDITDEVRKIVKVSGIKDGICFIHVPHTTAGVTINENADPDVKEDILRGLNEIIPQIRFKHIEGNSDAHIKSVLVGTSINLMIENGDIQLGTWQGLYFCEFDGPRHRKVYVKIV; encoded by the coding sequence ATGGAAGCTATTAAAATCGATACGCCCTCAAGAGAGGCTATTATTGATATAACTGATGAAGTGAGAAAAATTGTAAAAGTAAGTGGCATAAAAGATGGCATTTGTTTCATCCATGTGCCACACACTACGGCAGGTGTGACGATAAACGAAAACGCTGATCCCGATGTAAAAGAGGATATATTGAGAGGTCTTAATGAAATCATTCCTCAAATAAGATTCAAGCACATAGAAGGAAATTCAGATGCCCACATAAAATCTGTCTTGGTAGGGACAAGCATTAATTTGATGATAGAAAATGGGGATATACAGTTAGGCACATGGCAAGGTTTATACTTCTGTGAATTTGATGGTCCAAGGCATAGAAAGGTGTACGTTAAAATAGTGTAA